ttaaattattaaaaaatattaaaaaaattgattaaaatataaaaattataatttcttTTATAAATACCTAGCTATGTTCTTCCATTTTACActacattttaatattttgaaatactttcaaccaatcttttataattatttgaaattaaaaataaaattatcgtttattattttataaaataaaaaatactaattttttaatatgaattgcCTAAGCTATTCAGTTTAAGGGTGAAGATGCACTTAGACAGTTAGTGTTCATTGCAAACAGTTACTGTTTATTTAAAAGGAGGCCTTGCTACACTGGAAATGCTTTAAAGAATATATACGGGAGAACAATAAATATTCGTAAAACTTATGCATTTCGTGAAAGTTCAACCATTCAGCGGgaagaatgaggatcctctcccggAATCCTTCAATCACGTtaattcattgtacatcgtgcgactagttttcattaggtactgtttatattcaattttaaatgaaaaaaaattgtaatggtTTCTGACCacatgatgtacgataaacagacGTGCATAAATGATCcccgagatcctcacaaagaggatccagagaggatcctcattccacCAACATGATCTTCTCCGTattcttttggtgaggatcctgAGGACTCGCGAATCGtgttcattcatcgtacattgtgcaatCAATTTTATcaagtactgtttgtgtttaattttaaataaaaatatttaaaataatttctaatcatACGATGTCCAATTAATAGACACGATTCACAAACCTCTAAaattcttacaaaaaaaaaactaacgaaaagttcaaaaaaccttctattttaataaaaagccatttttaaatatataataaataataccagttaaaaataaaaatatgatttttcgtatcgaaaatattttgttaaaacttctaaaaaaaaaaaaatctgacgaCAATCCTGTTTCTCAATCCAGAGGCACCAATAATGGTAGTCTCTGAAGTCTGAACAGTGACACAGTAGAAccagtaattttttatttaagaaaaaaattattatattttaaaataacaacTGGATGTGAGTGTGACTGATGAGAGAGAttatctctttcttcttcagaCGGACTTCCGAAATATCAAAAACCCAAATTGGAAATTCCGTGTTCTTCTCCTTGCTTCCTTCCAAACAAAGGGAAAAATCCGTGTTTCTTGCAAAGTTTTCACTGTTGAGCCCTTGCGTTCTTTGCTTTAACTTCTCagtttttggggtttttctCTTTGGCTTCTGAGAAAATCCAGCCTCAAGTTTTGTGCTTTAATGTTCTCAGGTCAGTCAAAATCTTTCATTTTCACGGCAACCAAACAGGAAATACCATTTCATTTTTGCTAATGCTTGGTAGGAATGCAACTTTTAATCCAATTGTAACTGAATTTTACATTGGGATTGCTTGGATTCTGATTAGCATTGTTGAGATTAtccttaattaaattaataagtTCTGACTATGTGTGTTCATGTGTGTAGTGTTTAATTAACCTTAATTAACATGCTCTATtaagcaagatttcacctttaTTTTCTGTGATTAATTTTGAGTGCTCTGGAAAGGCTAATGCGCTAATAACTAGTGAATTTCAACCTCTTTGTTTCGGTTTTCGCCATGACCCCGATTTCAGGACTATGATCTAACTGTTAATGAACTGCACTGTTGGATTTTGATTGTGCATGATTTGTGTTGTTGTGGGAACTTATGCAGGATTTGGTTTGCAAGTGAGTGATTTTCGTTGTTAAGATGATTCGGTAGCTTCTGAATTATCTGCATTGCAAGTATTAGTACCTGGTATGGGGTGCACATTTCAATTTCCTAAGCTATGTAATATAGAATCCCGGAGTCGGAGGTGGCTTTTACTTTTGGGGGTACTGTCTGTTACTTATGTAGCATTACAGTCGCTGTTGCTTCCCGATGGAATCGCTCTTCGGTCTCTATTGCCACACAGTGAGGATACATTGCAAGTCAAAGGTAGCGTCCTCGCTGTTCATTCTTCTGCCAAGTCCATGATGGTTCGCAATCCTCTAACAGTAAATACTTCAGATTCGATTGATGTTTCTATGTTTGGAGGAGAAATTAGGCAGGGTGCTGAACCAAAGGGAAATGATGTATATAAGGAAATTGATTTAATGTTAGAAGAAAAAGGAATAGACAATAATTTTGAAAGTGACGTTGATCGAAATGTAGATGATGATTTTCCGTCTGAGAATGTTGTAGTCATAAATGAAAGTCTAGCATTAGTCAGCATTAAGAATCGAGAAAATGTTACTGTTTTGGATAAGGCTGATGAAACTAGGTATGGCTTCCATTTGGAGAAGATTGTGTTACCGAACTCTGAAATTACTAGGGTGAATGcttcaaaagaaaattcaaccGTGACAGCAAAAAAATTTGATACTGCTTTTCCGTCATCTCCACTCATTTTACCTGCAGTGAATTTGTTAGAAAATAGAAGCACTTCTGTTGGTTCTACTTCCTTGAAAAGGGTTGTTGTGGCTTCAAAAAATGGTTTAGTGATGACCAGACCtggaaagaagaagatgaagagtgATTTGCCACTGAAGTCGATAACATCAATATCTGAGATGAATCGTATATTAGTGCGGAAGCGTGTTTCTTCTGATTCACCAGTAAGATATTGCTGCTGCTAATCTAATCACCCCCAATTAATTTGTTAGGGTTCCTAACTTCTTGCATTGATTGTAGAAACCACGATGGTCCTCTGTACGTGACCAGGAGATTCTAGCTGCGAAGTCACAGGTCGAGCGTCCTCCTATTGCACTAAATGATCCAGAACTTTATGCTCCTCTCTTTAGAAATGTTTCCATGTTTAAAAGGTAGTTGGAATCAAATTTAagaggtaaattattttttaatgctAAATGAAAGTGATTCCTTTTACAGTAACATTTTGTTCCATTCTCAGGAGTTATGAACTTATGGAACGCACACTGAAAATCTATATCTACAAGGAGGGAAAAAAGCCGATCTTTCATCAACCAATACTCAAGGGATTATATGCTTCAGAAGGATGGTTCATGAAACTGATGAAGGGATATAAGCGCTTTCTTGTGAAGGATCCACGCAAGGCTCATCTGTTTTATATGCCATTTAGTTCACGGATGCTAGAGTACGCTCTATATGTACGGAACTCTCACAACCGTACAAACCTACGCCAATTTCTGAGGGA
Above is a window of Malus sylvestris chromosome 15, drMalSylv7.2, whole genome shotgun sequence DNA encoding:
- the LOC126603728 gene encoding probable glycosyltransferase At3g07620, whose product is MGCTFQFPKLCNIESRSRRWLLLLGVLSVTYVALQSLLLPDGIALRSLLPHSEDTLQVKGSVLAVHSSAKSMMVRNPLTVNTSDSIDVSMFGGEIRQGAEPKGNDVYKEIDLMLEEKGIDNNFESDVDRNVDDDFPSENVVVINESLALVSIKNRENVTVLDKADETRYGFHLEKIVLPNSEITRVNASKENSTVTAKKFDTAFPSSPLILPAVNLLENRSTSVGSTSLKRVVVASKNGLVMTRPGKKKMKSDLPLKSITSISEMNRILVRKRVSSDSPKPRWSSVRDQEILAAKSQVERPPIALNDPELYAPLFRNVSMFKRSYELMERTLKIYIYKEGKKPIFHQPILKGLYASEGWFMKLMKGYKRFLVKDPRKAHLFYMPFSSRMLEYALYVRNSHNRTNLRQFLREYSETISAKYPYFNRTGGADHFLVACHDWAPYETRHHMELCIKALCNADLTSGFKIGRDVSLPETYVRSARNPLRDLGGKPPSQREILAFYAGNMHGYLRPILLEYWKDKDPDMKIFGPMPPGVASKMKYIHHMQDSKYCICPKGFEVNSPRVVEAIFYECVPVIISDNFVPPFFEVLDWGAFSLILAEKDIPKLKEILVSIPEEKYLQLQLGVRKVQKHFLWHVKPLKYDLFHMTLHSIWYNRVFQIKLR